The following proteins are co-located in the Bacteroidales bacterium genome:
- a CDS encoding metallophosphoesterase family protein, which yields MKKVSFLILLAFVLQNALLSQVIDNENLTVTHGPWLQNLDATGVTILWTTNKQAVPGVNITGPDGKIRFVRNSHDGIVDGGGTLHKVRVDGLDPGTIYKYSVHSVQIMKYQAYKVYYGDTLVRKAVSFTTPALRSDKVNFLVVNDVHNNSAKMSSYFRKGSVAEKDLCFFNGDMVDFLQSTDELFSGFLDSAVTYFASEKPFYYVRGNHETRGYKAREVKNYFDYKNGKFYYGFDRGPVHFTVLDCGEDKPDNNKNYFGLADYDSYRAEELEWLKMEVKSDAFRNAKKRIVIIHMPIVKEEKQNNGMKYLSDNFGPLLQSAGVNLMISAHTHRNTFYESGKSGFNYPLLVNSNNSFVEVAADEKEIRAVVKDVTGKQLAEYFIK from the coding sequence ATGAAAAAAGTCAGCTTTCTGATACTATTAGCATTCGTTCTGCAAAATGCATTATTATCCCAGGTTATTGATAATGAAAATCTTACGGTTACTCATGGTCCGTGGCTTCAGAATCTCGATGCCACCGGGGTTACAATTCTCTGGACTACAAATAAACAAGCAGTGCCGGGTGTAAATATTACTGGCCCTGATGGAAAAATAAGGTTTGTGCGAAACAGCCACGACGGTATCGTTGATGGAGGAGGCACATTGCATAAGGTGAGAGTTGATGGTCTCGATCCGGGTACTATTTATAAATACAGCGTTCATTCGGTTCAGATAATGAAATATCAGGCTTATAAAGTATATTACGGCGATACTCTCGTAAGAAAGGCGGTGTCATTCACCACTCCTGCTTTAAGATCTGATAAAGTGAATTTTCTGGTTGTGAATGATGTTCACAATAATTCAGCGAAAATGTCTTCTTACTTCAGAAAGGGAAGTGTGGCCGAAAAAGATCTCTGTTTTTTTAACGGCGATATGGTTGATTTCCTGCAATCAACAGACGAGCTCTTCTCGGGATTCCTCGATTCAGCTGTTACTTATTTTGCATCAGAGAAACCATTTTATTATGTAAGAGGGAATCATGAAACCCGTGGCTATAAAGCCAGGGAGGTCAAAAATTATTTTGATTATAAGAATGGTAAGTTTTATTATGGATTCGACCGAGGACCTGTACATTTTACTGTACTTGACTGCGGAGAAGACAAACCCGATAACAACAAGAACTATTTTGGTCTGGCCGATTATGATTCATACAGAGCGGAAGAGCTCGAATGGCTTAAAATGGAAGTTAAGAGTGATGCATTCAGGAATGCTAAAAAGAGGATTGTAATTATTCATATGCCAATTGTAAAGGAGGAAAAACAGAATAACGGAATGAAATATCTCTCAGATAATTTTGGTCCTTTACTTCAGTCTGCAGGGGTAAATCTGATGATATCTGCCCATACACATCGTAATACATTTTATGAGAGCGGGAAATCAGGTTTTAATTATCCTCTCCTTGTCAATTCGAATAATTCTTTTGTTGAAGTTGCAGCTGATGAGAAAGAGATTCGCGCTGTAGTTAAGGATGTTACAGGCAAGCAGCTTGCAGAGTATTTTATTAAGTAA